The Janthinobacterium tructae genome contains the following window.
CAAATTCTGTCCGCTGCACCTGGGTCATGAATTATTGATACAGCGCGCCACGGACGCGTGCGAGGAACTGCTGGTGGTCAGCTACACCAGGCCTGAATTTCCCGGCCTGGAACCGGCGCGCCGGGAAACCTGGCTGCGCGCGCAGTTCCCGCAGGCCCATATCGTCGTGCTCGACGATGCGCGCCTGGCCGCCCTGTGCGCGGCGCGCGGCGTGCCTGCGCGTGCGCTGCCGCACAACGACGACGAGGGCGACGCGCATCGCCACTTCATGGGTTGGCTGTGCTGGACGGTGCTGGCGCTGCCCGTCGATGCGGTGTTCAGCAGCGAGGATTACGGTCCCGGCTTTGCGCAGGTGCTGGAACGGCAGTACGCGATGGGCGCGGTGGCGCATGTCAGCGTGGATCAGGCGAGAACGCTGGTGCCCGTGTCCGGAACGCGGGTCAGGCAAGACCCGCAGGCCCACAGCGCCTTCCTGTCGCCCGTCGTGCGCGCCGACTTTGTCACGCGGGTGTGCGTGCTGGGGGGCGAATCGAGCGGCAAGACGACCCTGGCCGCCGCGCTGGCAGTGCATTTCGATACCGGCTGGGTGGCCGAGTATGGCCGCGAGCTGTGGGAAAGCCAGGATGGCATTTTGCACTACGACGATCTGCTGAAAATCGGCAGGGAACAGCTCAAGCGTGAAGCTGCCGCTGCCGCACAGGCGCGGCGCTGGCTGTTTTGCGATACCTCGCCCCTGACCACGTATTTTTACTGCGTCGAAATGTTCGGCAGGGCCGAGCAGGAACTGGCGCATCTGGCCGAACATCGTTACGACCTGGTGCTGCTGTGCGCGCCCGACTTTCCCTTCATCCAGGATGGCACGCGCCGCGACGGCGATTTCCGCGCGCGCCAGCATGCGTGGTACAGGGACGAGCTGGCGCGGCGGGGGATCGCGTATGTCGATGTGTCCGGCACGGTCGCAGACAGGGTCGGGCAAGTCGCACAGTTGCTTGCGCGTAGGTCGGATTAGCGTAGCGTAATCCGACAACATTCTTGGCCATGTCCCTGGTGGCGTCGGATTACGCGCTTGCGCGCCTCGGCGGCCCCGCTAATCCGACCTACGCTGTTGTTACAGGGGCCGCACGGGAATGCAGATCTCGCAAGAGAATTCGCCGGTGGCCGGGTCCATTGCCGTGGCGGCGGAAAAGCGCTCGAAGCAGGGGCGCTCGTCCCACTGCAGGCCGCTGGCCGGCAGCCATTCGCGCGTCATGCGCGTCCACGTCTCGGCGATGGCGCTGGACGGCCCTTTGAACTGCGTTACCGCATAGCGCCCGCCGGGCAGGGTGGTGATGCTGGCCCGGCCACCCGCCTGGAATCCATCTGGCAAGGCGACGCAGGCGTCGTAGCGGCATTTGTCCGGCGGCGTGATGCTGGGATCGTCATGGCCGACGCCGTAGCAGGTGGCATCGGCCAGGCCGTGCGACTGCATCCACGGCGCGACGGTGTCGCGCCAGAAGGCGCCGATGGCGGGGCCGTAGGGGCCGATATGGCGCTGGCACGCCACGCTGGCGGGCGGCAGGTCGAGGATGGTAACTTGCATGGGAGTCTCTCTGTAAAATGGATTGGAGTACCCATGGTGCTGGAAGTTCGGCCCGTTTTCCTGATCCGCATTGCGCATGGCCTGATCCGGATTGCTATCTTGCCGGCGCTGGCGCATGGCCGTGAGCATGGACGCGTTTTTCGCGCCAACGCCGGCGCGCCAGGCTGTCGGGGTACAGCCGAATTTCAGTTTGAAGGCGCGCGCAAACGCTTCGCCGGAACCGAAGCCCGTCGCCAGGGCAATGTCCAGTATCGCTTCGTCGGCGCGGCAGGCCAGCCGCAAGGCGGCCGTTTCCAGGCGCCGGCGGCGCGCGTAGTCGCCCAGCGTCTCGCCCATCCATGCGGCGAACACGCGGTGAAAGTGGAAGCGCGAAAAATGCGCGACGTCGGCCAGTTGTGCCAGGTCCAGCGGCGTGTCGAGGTGGCGGTCGATATGATCGAGCACGGCATTCATGCGCCGCGCATATTCGGCGCGAAACTGGCCGCGGAACTGGTCAGATACCGGCTGCTCAGGGGGAGTAGGAGGAGAAGACATGCCGCCGATTATGGCATGAAGTCCCCTCCGTGCGGTTTGCAACAGGGCCTCCGGCCGCGTTCAAGGCCGGTGCCAGCTCGTTGTGCCAGTCGTCGATTTATGCCGGCAGTGATACATGGCCCGCTGGTCGGCTGCACAGTTCCAATAGCCAGGCGATCGAGCGATACGGGCGGCCCGTTTCGGACGAGAGCCCGATCTCGCAAGTGCGGTTGGTCGATACGCCGCAGCCGCAGCCGGCCGGCAGCTCGGCCTCGATCTTGCGCAGCGCGTGGCGGTTCAGTTCAGGCGCCGCGAAGCCCAGGTCGCCGCCGAAACCGCAGCAGCCCACGCTGGCCGGCTGCACGATCTGTTCGGCACAGGCGCTCATCACGGCCCGCAGTTTTTTGTCTGAACCGCTTTTTTGAACCGAGCAATTGATATGCAAGGCAATCGGGCCAGCCTGTTTGACCAGGCTGAGCTTGGGCAGCAAGGCGTCATGCGCAAATTCATGGAAATCGGACACGCTCAGGCGGCCGGCCATCTTTTGTTGCAGGCGCAGGGTGCAGGCGCTGGCATCGGTGACGATACGATAGCGCCCGTTTTCGGAGGCTTCGGCCAGTGCCGCTTCCAGCCGCATGGCGCTGGCATCGGCTTGTTCCGTCATGCCCTTGCTGGCCAACATCTGGCCGCAGCACAGTTGTTCGACGCCGCGCGGTAGCCGTGGCGCGTAGCCGGCGCGCTGCAGCAATGTCTGGATCACCTCGGGCAGCGGCGTTTCGCCGGCCTGATCCGGTCCAAAGATGCGGCTGGCGCAACTGGGGAAATACACCACCGGTTCGCCCGGGCCGGGAGCATGCTGCGTCACTTTGGCGGCGGCGCGCGGCATGCTGCGGCGCCAGGCACCGCCCGACACCGTGGCCAGCGTCCGTTCGCCGACGATGCCGGCGGCGCCATGCCCAAGCCGCAATCCCAGCCGCGCGAGCAGGGCGACGGCACCGAAATGGTCGCCGCTCCAGCGCCCGATACGGCGCGCCGCGCCGCTGTGCCGGCGGCCGCGCAAATCGCGCACCAGGGCGCCGGTATCGATGCCGACCGGGCAGGCGCTGGCGCACAGGCTGCAACCGGCGCAGGTGCCCAGTCCCATGTACACGTAGTCCTCGGCCAGTTTGCCGGGGGCCTCGCCGGCCAGTTCACGCCGCGACATTTCGCGCCAGGCGATGATGCGCTGGCGCGGCGACAGCGTGAGCTGATGCGAGGGACACTTCGGCTCGCAAAAGCCGCATTCTATGCATTTGTCGACCAATGCCGACGCGCTCGGCAGTGGCTTGAGATGCTCAAGATGGGCTGTGGGATTGTCGTTGAGGATGACGCCGGGATTGAGCAAGCCGGCCGGGTCGAAGCTTTGTTTGATGCGGTACATCAGGGCGGTCGCCTCGCGGCCCCATTCCAGCTCGACGAAAGGCGCCATATTGCGTCCGGTGCCATGTTCGGCCTTCAGCGAGCCGTGGTACTTGTTCACTACCAGGTCGCACAGCGCCTCCATCAGGCGGCGGTAGCGCTGCACTTCCTGCGCCTGGCCGAAATCCTGCGTGAATACGAAGTGCAGATTGCCTTCGAGCGCGTGGCCGAAAATGACCGCCTCGTGGTATGCGTACTGGCGCAACAAGGCTTGCAAATCGAGCGTCGCGGCGGCCAGCGAATCGAGCGGGAAGGCGACATCTTCGATGATGACGGTGGTGCCTGTCGCGCGCATCGCCCCCACGCTGGGGAAGATGCCCTTGCGTACGTTCCAGTAGATGTCGCATTGCGCCGGGTCGCCCGAAAAGCGCGCCGGTTCTATCGTGTCAAACGCTTGCAGCGCTGCCAGTGCCGCCGCCACGCCGCGTTCCAGGGCCGCTTCGTCGCCACCGCGTACTTCGATCAGCAGGGCGGCCGCGCCGGTGTCCAGTTGCCGCAGCATCGGCGGCAGGCCGGCCTTGTTCTCGACCGAGCGCAGCGCGGCGCGGTCGAGCAACTCCACCGCTGACACGGCCAGTGGCTTGAGCGCCAGCACGGCGGCGCAGGCGCCGCCGATGTCGGCGAAAAAAACCAGCGCGCTGGCCTTGTGCCGGTGTTCCGGCACGGTGTCGTAGGTGATGCTGGAAATGAAGCCGAGCGTGCCTTCCGAGCCTATCATCAGATGGCACAGGATGTCGATCGGATCGTCGAAGTCGACCAGCGCGTTCAGGCTGTATCCGGTCGTGTTCTTGATCTTGTATTTGCGCCGGATCAGGGCCGCCAGCGCCAGGTTTGCGCGCGTTTCCCGGCCCAGCTGCGCCAGCGTCGACAGCAGTGCGCCGTGACTGGCTTGAAAGGCGGCGACACTGAGCGGGTCGGCGCTGTCGAGGAGGGCGCCATCGGCCAGCATCACGCGCATCGCGCGCAGGGTGCGGTAACTGTTTTGCGAGGTGCCGCAGCACATGCCCGAGGCATTGTTGGCGGCGATGCCGCCGATCTTGCAGGTGGCGATCGAGGCCGGATCGGGGCCGATCTTGCGGCCCAGCGGCGCCAGGCGGCGATTCACTTCGGCGCCTATCATGCCCGGCCCCAGTCGCACGCTCAGCGCGCCGTCGTCCTGCGCATAGGTCGCGAAGCCGTCGCCCAGCAACACCAGGATGCCGTCGCTCACGGCTTGCCCGGACAGGCTGGTGCCGGCGGCGCGGAAGGTCAGGTGCATCTGATGCCGGCGCGCCACCTGCAGCACATGCGCCACGTCGGCCTCGTCTTCCGCCACGACGACCACCTGGGGCAGCATGCGGTAGAAACTGGCGTCGCTGCCCCAGCTCAGGCGGCGCAGTTCATCGGTGATGACGCGCGCGTCCGGCAAGCGTGCACGCAGCGCCGCGATCAAGGCCGGGTTCGGGGTGGTGGATGCGGTGTTCGATCGGTTCATGCTGGCGTACTCCTGTTTATTAGCTTCGGCAAGACAGAAGCCACTACCATCATGGCCTTGCCATGCTCATTGTTATCGCTGACATGCCAGCGCTTCCGTTCCGCACGGGCGTTCAGGACACCCGCTTGCAGCGCAGGGCCAGCAAATTGAGCCAGCGTTCCACGCCTTTCACATCGCTGCTGCACGATGCGTAGTCGGTGACCGTGCGCGCCGCGCGTTCAAGCAGTTGAATGTCCGCCTCGTGCTGGCGCGCCACATGCGGGTCTTCGAGAAACAGCACGCGGCGGCATTGGCGGTTCAGAATCAGCTCGGCAATTTGTGCATCGCCGCCCAGGGGGCCGCTGCGGAAAGGTCGCACCCAGTTGCGGCCGGCCTTTTCTCCCTTGATCTTTTGCGCCAGCTGATTGAGCAAACCGCCTGTGGTGCCGGTGGCGCAGCGCATCGCGAAGCTGTCCAGCAATGCGAAATGCCGCTCCGCCAAGGCCAGCATGCAGCCTTTCATCGCGTCGTGCGCAATCAGGGCGATGCTTTCATTGGCCAGGTCAAAGGTGGAATCGAGCGTCGCATCGGGCGCCGCGCCAACGGCCGCCGCTTCCAGTTCGAGCCACTCCCTGGCGCCGGCCAGGGTCGACAGGAATGGTTTGCCATGGATGACGCATTGACGTTTCAAGGCCAGCGCTTCGGGAAAATTGGACGACGGGTCAAGCGGGTCCATCAGGTAAATCACCGCGTCCAGCGCCTTGGCCGGATCGCTCTCGACGACGCGCGACACGAGCATCATCAGGCCACCTTCGCGGCCATATGGAAAGCGCTCGATCGACGGGTAGTGCGGCAGCAAACCGTGGCTCAGGATGGCGTCGAGGGTTCTGCCCACGACGACGAATTGCGGCTGCAGGTGGTTTTCGATCGCCGCCTGCCCACCCTGGAACAGGCGCACCAGGGCCGAGTCGGCGGCATCCTGATGCGCCCGGTTTGCAGCCAGACCGATTCTGTAGCGGGGGGAACTCAAGGGCATGATGGTTCGGCTTTCAAGGCGGCGCTGCGGGTGGCCCCGCGTCCGGAAAGGGCGCGAGGCCAATCTTTGTCACGGATCAGAGCGTGATGGCTGTTCCCAGTTGCTGCAGAAATTGCGCCAGCCATTGCGGATGCGCGGGCCATGCCGGCGCCGTGACGAAACCGCCATCGGTGACTGCCTGGTCCACTGCAATGTCGGCATAGTCGCCGCCGGCCAGGCGCACTTCCGGCGCGCACGCGGGATACGCCGCAATGCGTTTTCCGCGGATGACATCGGCGGCCACCAGCACTTGCGCGCCATGACAGATGGCCGCGATCGGTTTGTCGGCGGCGGCGAATTGGCGCACGATCTCGATCACGCGCGGGTTCAGGCGCAGATATTCCGGCGCGCGACCACCGGTGATCATCAGGGCGTCGTAGTTGTCCACCTCGACTTCGTCGAAGCTGGCATTGAGCGCAAACAGATGCCCCGGCTTCTCGGTATAGGTCTGGTCGCCCTCGAAGTCGTGAATCGCGGTCTTGATCTTGTCGCCGCTCTTCTTGCCCGGGCAGACGGCATGCACCGTGTGGCCGACCATCTGCAATGCCTGGAACGGCACCATCATTTCATAATCTTCCGCAAAATCGCCGGTCAAAAACAAGATTTTTTTCGCTGCCATGTGTGTCTCCTGGTGAAAGTGCCTGCTCCACGCCGCGTCGGCCGTGCGTTGTCATCCGTCCTGCATGGCAAGACGGTCCTGTACTGCAGACGCGGGGGAGTAGTGGAATTAAGATTTATAGTTGTACAGCAGTGCCGCCAGGACGGCGCCCAGCAGCGGGCCGACGACCGGTACCCAGGCATAGCGCCAATCGCTGTCGCGCTTGCCCGGGATGGGCAGAATCGCGTGCATGATGCGCGGACCGAAGTCGCGCGCCGGGCTCATCGCGTAACCGGTGGTGCCGCCGAGCGACACGCCGATGCCCAGCACCAGCAGGGCGACCGGCAAGGCACTCATGGCGCCCAGTCCGAAGCTCGGCGCCGCCATGTTCAGCACGGCAAACACGAGGACGAAGGTGGCGATCATTTCGGAAGCGAGGCTGCCGAAGGTGCCACGGATCGCCGGGCCGGTGCAAAAGACCGCCAGTTTGGTGTCGCCATCGGAGGTGGCCTCGAAGTGCTTGTAGTAGATGACCCATACCAGAAACGCCCCCATCATGCCACCGAGCATCTGCATGGCGACATAGGCGGGGACATTTGCCCAGGGAAATTTCCCGACCACTGCCAGCGCCACGGTCACCACCGGATTGAGGTGGCCGCCGCTGGCGGTGGCGGTGCACAGCACGGCGACAAAGACCGCCATCGCCCAGCCGATGGCGATCACGATCAGGCCGCTGTTGTGGCCCTTGGTTTTTTGCAGGATGACGTTGGCGACCACGCCATTGCCCAGCAGGACGAGCAAGGTGGTGCCGATGAATTCGGCGAATAAAGGATGCATGTGAAACTTCCAGTGAGGTGGCGGGGATGGGCTTGTGGTCGATCAGACCGCATCGGCCCAGGCTTTGCTGGCGTTGACAGCACGCTGCCATCCCTGTATGTGGCTCTTCACTGTGTTCGCGTCGAGCGCCGGCGTGAAACGGCGGTCCAGTTTCCATTGGTCCTGTATGTCGCTGACATCCTTCCAGTAGCCGACCGCCAGGCCGGCCAGATACGCCGCGCCCAGGGCCGTCGTTTCGGTGATTTGCGGGCGTACCACGTCCACGCCGAGCAGGTCCGACTGGAATTGCATCAACAAATCGTTGGCCACCGCGCCGCCGTCGACGCGCAATTCGGTGATCTTGCCGCCCAAGTCGGCTTCCATGGCCTTCAATACGTCCAGCGACTGGTAGGCGATGCTGTCGAGCGCAGCGCGCGCGATGTGGGCTGACGTGGTGCCGCGCGTCACGCCGAACAGCGTGCCGCGGGCGCGCGGATTCCAATGCGGTGCGCCGAGGCCGGCGAAGGCCGGCACCAGATAGACGCCGTCGCCATGCGGCACCGAGCGTGCCAGCTCCTCGATTTCAGAGGCGCTCTTGATGATGCCGAGCCCGTCGCGCAGCCATTGCACGACCGCGCCGCCGATGAAAATGCTGCCTTCGAGCGCGTAGTTGACTTGATCGCCGATCTGCCACGCGATCGTGGTGACGAGATTGTTCTTCGATTCGATCGGTTTGTCGCCCGTGTTCATCACCAGGAAGCAACCTGTGCCGTAGGTGTTCTTGACCATGCCTGGCTTGGTGCACATCTGGCCGAACAGCGCCGCGTGCTGGTCGCCGGCGATACCGGCCAGTGGCACGGCGGAGGCGAACAAGGTGGTTTTGGTGGTGCCGTAGACGGCGGAAGAAGGATGGACTTCCGGCAGCATGCTGCGCGGGATATCCATCATGGCCAGCAACTCGTCGTCCCATTTCAGCGTGTGGATATTGAACAGCATGGTGCGCGAGGCGTTGGTGACATCGGTGACGTGCAGTCCCTGCTGCGAGAGATTCCAGACTAGCCAGCTGTCGACAGTGCCGAAGGCGAGCTTGCCCTGGTTGGCGCGTTCGCGCGCCCCTGGCACATTGTCGAGTATCCAGCGGATCTTGGTTGCAGAGAAATACGAATCGATCGGCAAACCGGTTTTTTCCCGCACGATGGCTTCGAGGCCGCGGCCTTTCAGTTCATCGCAGAAATCGGCCGTGCGGCGGTCTTGCCAGACGATGGCGTTGTACACCGGGCGGCCCGTCTCGCGGTCCCACACGATGGTCGTTTCGCGCTGGTTGGTGATGCCGATGGCGGCGATCGATGCGCCATTCAGTCCCGCGTGCGTGACGGCTTCGGCGGCGACGCCGGCCTGCGTCGACCAGATATCCTGCGGGTCATGTTCGACCCAACCTGGCTGCGGATATATTTGCGGGAATTCCTTTTGCGCCACCGAGACGATGTTGCCGGCCCGATCAAACAATACTGCGCGTGAGCTTGTCGTTCCCTGATCGAGCGCAAGAATGTATTGGTCCTTCATCGCCATTTTCTGCATGTCTTCTTCTCCGTCTATAGTTGATTTTTTTTGCCGGTCTTTGCCGCGCCGGTCACTCGGTAAAACTGTCATCCCGTGTCCAAGGAGATGGCCCGGGCAAGGCAAAGCTGCCTGGCTCTCAGGCTAATTTTTTCAAGTGCTCATCTCAGGCATCGACATCTGTTTGATCCATTCCTCCAGACGCGCCACATGCCGCGGCTGGCAATACAAGCCGCATTTGGTTCTGCGCCAAAGGATGTCTTCGGCGCAGCGCGCCCATTCCACCTCAAACAGATAGCGCGCTTCCTGTTCGTACACGCCGGGCGTCAGCTCCTCGCCCAGATCCGTCATATTCTTTGCCGTGCCGAGCATGCGCCTGGCGCGGGTGCCGTAACAGCGCGCATAACGTTGCGCCAGCTTGCCCGGCAGCCATGGGTACTGGGCGTGCAGCTGTTGTGCAAAGCGCGCGAAGTCGATGTTCTCAACCAGTGCGTCCGCTTGCTGCAGGTCGCCGCCCGGCAACGGTGCCGAGGCGGTCCAGTCCGGTGCATCGACGCCCAGGCGCGGCTGCAGCATGGCCAGCGCTTCTTCCGACAGTTTCCGGTA
Protein-coding sequences here:
- a CDS encoding AAA family ATPase codes for the protein MNLYKRGLVVGKFCPLHLGHELLIQRATDACEELLVVSYTRPEFPGLEPARRETWLRAQFPQAHIVVLDDARLAALCAARGVPARALPHNDDEGDAHRHFMGWLCWTVLALPVDAVFSSEDYGPGFAQVLERQYAMGAVAHVSVDQARTLVPVSGTRVRQDPQAHSAFLSPVVRADFVTRVCVLGGESSGKTTLAAALAVHFDTGWVAEYGRELWESQDGILHYDDLLKIGREQLKREAAAAAQARRWLFCDTSPLTTYFYCVEMFGRAEQELAHLAEHRYDLVLLCAPDFPFIQDGTRRDGDFRARQHAWYRDELARRGIAYVDVSGTVADRVGQVAQLLARRSD
- a CDS encoding AraC family transcriptional regulator; amino-acid sequence: MSSPPTPPEQPVSDQFRGQFRAEYARRMNAVLDHIDRHLDTPLDLAQLADVAHFSRFHFHRVFAAWMGETLGDYARRRRLETAALRLACRADEAILDIALATGFGSGEAFARAFKLKFGCTPTAWRAGVGAKNASMLTAMRQRRQDSNPDQAMRNADQENGPNFQHHGYSNPFYRETPMQVTILDLPPASVACQRHIGPYGPAIGAFWRDTVAPWMQSHGLADATCYGVGHDDPSITPPDKCRYDACVALPDGFQAGGRASITTLPGGRYAVTQFKGPSSAIAETWTRMTREWLPASGLQWDERPCFERFSAATAMDPATGEFSCEICIPVRPL
- a CDS encoding FAD-binding and (Fe-S)-binding domain-containing protein is translated as MNRSNTASTTPNPALIAALRARLPDARVITDELRRLSWGSDASFYRMLPQVVVVAEDEADVAHVLQVARRHQMHLTFRAAGTSLSGQAVSDGILVLLGDGFATYAQDDGALSVRLGPGMIGAEVNRRLAPLGRKIGPDPASIATCKIGGIAANNASGMCCGTSQNSYRTLRAMRVMLADGALLDSADPLSVAAFQASHGALLSTLAQLGRETRANLALAALIRRKYKIKNTTGYSLNALVDFDDPIDILCHLMIGSEGTLGFISSITYDTVPEHRHKASALVFFADIGGACAAVLALKPLAVSAVELLDRAALRSVENKAGLPPMLRQLDTGAAALLIEVRGGDEAALERGVAAALAALQAFDTIEPARFSGDPAQCDIYWNVRKGIFPSVGAMRATGTTVIIEDVAFPLDSLAAATLDLQALLRQYAYHEAVIFGHALEGNLHFVFTQDFGQAQEVQRYRRLMEALCDLVVNKYHGSLKAEHGTGRNMAPFVELEWGREATALMYRIKQSFDPAGLLNPGVILNDNPTAHLEHLKPLPSASALVDKCIECGFCEPKCPSHQLTLSPRQRIIAWREMSRRELAGEAPGKLAEDYVYMGLGTCAGCSLCASACPVGIDTGALVRDLRGRRHSGAARRIGRWSGDHFGAVALLARLGLRLGHGAAGIVGERTLATVSGGAWRRSMPRAAAKVTQHAPGPGEPVVYFPSCASRIFGPDQAGETPLPEVIQTLLQRAGYAPRLPRGVEQLCCGQMLASKGMTEQADASAMRLEAALAEASENGRYRIVTDASACTLRLQQKMAGRLSVSDFHEFAHDALLPKLSLVKQAGPIALHINCSVQKSGSDKKLRAVMSACAEQIVQPASVGCCGFGGDLGFAAPELNRHALRKIEAELPAGCGCGVSTNRTCEIGLSSETGRPYRSIAWLLELCSRPAGHVSLPA
- a CDS encoding methylglyoxal synthase, which codes for MPLSSPRYRIGLAANRAHQDAADSALVRLFQGGQAAIENHLQPQFVVVGRTLDAILSHGLLPHYPSIERFPYGREGGLMMLVSRVVESDPAKALDAVIYLMDPLDPSSNFPEALALKRQCVIHGKPFLSTLAGAREWLELEAAAVGAAPDATLDSTFDLANESIALIAHDAMKGCMLALAERHFALLDSFAMRCATGTTGGLLNQLAQKIKGEKAGRNWVRPFRSGPLGGDAQIAELILNRQCRRVLFLEDPHVARQHEADIQLLERAARTVTDYASCSSDVKGVERWLNLLALRCKRVS
- a CDS encoding DJ-1/PfpI family protein, producing MAAKKILFLTGDFAEDYEMMVPFQALQMVGHTVHAVCPGKKSGDKIKTAIHDFEGDQTYTEKPGHLFALNASFDEVEVDNYDALMITGGRAPEYLRLNPRVIEIVRQFAAADKPIAAICHGAQVLVAADVIRGKRIAAYPACAPEVRLAGGDYADIAVDQAVTDGGFVTAPAWPAHPQWLAQFLQQLGTAITL
- a CDS encoding MIP/aquaporin family protein, whose product is MHPLFAEFIGTTLLVLLGNGVVANVILQKTKGHNSGLIVIAIGWAMAVFVAVLCTATASGGHLNPVVTVALAVVGKFPWANVPAYVAMQMLGGMMGAFLVWVIYYKHFEATSDGDTKLAVFCTGPAIRGTFGSLASEMIATFVLVFAVLNMAAPSFGLGAMSALPVALLVLGIGVSLGGTTGYAMSPARDFGPRIMHAILPIPGKRDSDWRYAWVPVVGPLLGAVLAALLYNYKS
- the glpK gene encoding glycerol kinase GlpK; this encodes MKDQYILALDQGTTSSRAVLFDRAGNIVSVAQKEFPQIYPQPGWVEHDPQDIWSTQAGVAAEAVTHAGLNGASIAAIGITNQRETTIVWDRETGRPVYNAIVWQDRRTADFCDELKGRGLEAIVREKTGLPIDSYFSATKIRWILDNVPGARERANQGKLAFGTVDSWLVWNLSQQGLHVTDVTNASRTMLFNIHTLKWDDELLAMMDIPRSMLPEVHPSSAVYGTTKTTLFASAVPLAGIAGDQHAALFGQMCTKPGMVKNTYGTGCFLVMNTGDKPIESKNNLVTTIAWQIGDQVNYALEGSIFIGGAVVQWLRDGLGIIKSASEIEELARSVPHGDGVYLVPAFAGLGAPHWNPRARGTLFGVTRGTTSAHIARAALDSIAYQSLDVLKAMEADLGGKITELRVDGGAVANDLLMQFQSDLLGVDVVRPQITETTALGAAYLAGLAVGYWKDVSDIQDQWKLDRRFTPALDANTVKSHIQGWQRAVNASKAWADAV